The following proteins come from a genomic window of Doryrhamphus excisus isolate RoL2022-K1 chromosome 12, RoL_Dexc_1.0, whole genome shotgun sequence:
- the LOC131139428 gene encoding guanylyl cyclase-activating protein 2-like — MGQTQQRHEPDEELELNSIQDLYKSFIMECPSGSLYLHEFKRMFGVQSGTPESQYMDNIFRAFDMNHDNTMDFIEYVAALHLVLRGKLEDKLRWSFKVFDSDDNGRLDRKELRKIVRIIYKIKDGPICDETGKESLTSEQVCDHIFQQVDINCDGQITLDEFVDGAQKNQWLQNFLTLDINPSGWVQRYLCDRKITAGKDS; from the exons ATGGGACAAACCCAGCAAAGGCATGAACCTGATGAAGAACTGGAGTTGAACAGCATTCAGGATCTTTACAAGTCTTTCATCATGGAGTGCCCGAGTGGATCTTTGTACCTGCATGAGTTCAAGAGGATGTTTGGAGTTCAGAGCGGTACACCGGAGTCTCAGTATATGGATAATATCTTTCGAGCTTTTGACATGAATCAC GACAATACGATGGATTTCATCGAGTACGTAGCTGCTCTTCATCTTGTTCTGAGAGGGAAACTTGAAGATAAACTGAGGTGGTCCTTCAAAGTATTTGACAGTGATGATAATGGTCGACTCGACAGAAAGGAACTAAGGAAGATTGTTCGG ATCATCTACAAGATAAAAGATGGTCCCATTTGTGATGAAACAGGCAAAGAGAGTCTTACATCGGAGCAGGTGTGCGATCATATATTTCAACAGGTCGACATCAACTGCGATG GCCAGATTACGCTGGATGAGTTTGTTGATGGAGCACAGAAAAATCAGTGGCTGCAGAACTTCCTGACGCTTGATATCAATCCCTCTGGATGGGTCCAAAGATACCTGTGTGACAGGAAAATTACAGCTGGCAAAGATTCTTAA
- the LOC131139439 gene encoding guanylyl cyclase-activating protein 2-like, with translation MGQTQQTENVEEIDVKALQDMYKRFVTECPSGLLFLHEFKRFFGVDPTGEASEYAENMFRAFDKNGDNTIDFLEFVAALNLVFRGDLEHKLRWSFKVYDKDSNGYVDKDELRSIIDSIHRIKKGNKKDKEPLMSVDDAVDRIMRAVDTDGDGCINMEEFIRGAQQDPWVLNMLKLDINPSRWVLDQRRKSAHF, from the exons ATGGGACAGACGCAACAAACAGAGAACGTAGAAGAAATTGATGTGAAAGCACTCCAGGATATGTACAAAAGGTTTGTCACAGAATGCCCGAGTGGACTACTTTTTCTCCATGAGTTCAAGCGTTTCTTTGGGGTGGATCCAACAGGTGAAGCATCAGAGTATGCAGAGAACATGTTTCGAGCTTTTGACAAAAATGGG GACAACACAATAGATTTCCTGGAGTTTGTGGCGGCACTGAATCTTGTCTTTCGGGGAGACTTGGAGCATAAACTACGCTGGTCATTCAAGGTGTACGACAAAGACAGCAATGGCTATGTGGACAAGGACGAACTCCGGTCAATCATCGAT AGCATTCATCGCATAAAAAAAGGCAACAAGAAGGACAAAGAGCCACTTATGTCAGTTGACGATGCTGTGGATCGAATAATGCGGGCAGTTGACACTGATGGGGACG GTTGCATTAATATGGAAGAATTCATTAGAGGGGCACAGCAGGACCCCTGGGTGCTCAACATGTTGAAGCTGGACATAAATCCTTCACGATGGGTTCTGGATCAAAGGAGAAAGAGTGCACACTTCTGA